The genomic interval GGCTTCGTGCTTCGAGGCTGCGAGCCCGGCCCTGGCCTTCTTCAGCATCTCCGCGAACTGCCCGGCGTCAACGAGCGACGGCGAGGCCAGCCCGAGGGCGGCACTGGGGAACGCCACGGCCTGGACGCCTTCGATCTGTCCGGTCCCCAGGATGTGCGACTGGACCGCCTCTGGGCCGGCCGCCATCACCGCACGGAGCTCGCCGGCGTCGAGGCGCATGAGCCAAATGCTGACGTCGCTCGGCAACTGCGGCGACATCCGAGTGGCGCCCGCGTCCCGGCCGCGAGCCGCGAGTTGCGCCGCGCTCTCCATGGCGAGGGCGGCGACTTCCGCCGGATCCGTTGCCGTTTCCAGCTCAAGTCGGCGGGCACGCTGGCTCTCCACTCGACGCTGCAAGCGCGCCGCGGTCGCGTTGTCGTTGGCGACCGCGGCGTTGGCGACCTCGCGCGGGCCGATCGGTGCGCGGGTTAGGAGCGCGCCGAGCGTCGACCCGACCGCGGATGCGGCGCCGTGGACGAGCCGGTGGCCGAAGCCGAGCGTCTTGCCGACGCCCTCGACGCCGTGCGCGGCGCCGATCACGGCCCGCCCGGCGAGCCCCTTGGCCGTCGTGAAATCCGTGGCGAGGTCGCCGGCGGTCCCGCCGAACAGCATGCGCCACAGCTTCCGGAGCGCCCGCAGCAGCGCCCTGCCCAACTCCATCAGGCCGCGGGCCTCCACTTCCTTTTCGGCCTTCGTCCGCGTGGCGATCTTCTTGCTCATGATGGTCTCCCGTGTGTGTGCTGTCTGATTGAAGCAGCGGTGGCTGAAAGTCGTCAGAGGGCCAGGGCCGACTGGGCCGGCTGCTCGATGGGCGCCCCCTCGAAGATCCGGGCGCGCATCTCGTCGGGAAGCCGGTCGCCACGCCGGCGCTGAACGCCCGCGTCTTGCCAGGTCATGCCGAAGTCGATCGGAGGGTTGGCCATCGTCCTTGCTCTGAAAACCGGGGTAGCGGGCTGGGCGCCCGGCATCGCCTATTAGCGCGCAGGCGAATAATGCCACTCCAGAAGTATTGCCGCAAATCATCGAGATAGGTAACGCGGATATAGAAGAATGTAACGCTTTTACTGGACTGTGTAACACTTATCCTTCGCAACTAAATGCGAGAATGATGCGAATGAGTTCTTGACGCGACTCCGAGAACATCTTACATTTAGCTCATGCGATGACGAACGGATCAGCGCGTAAGCTGATAAAGAGGCTGCAATGGCTGGGGGAATAGCGACGGGAGCGCTGGCACGACCGGCGCAGGACGAGGGGGCGGTGGACGCCCTGGCGCGCCTGGAAGCCGCGATCGCGGCGGACGGCAGCGCCGCGGCGTGGGCCGCCCGCGTAGGGATTTCGTCGGCGTACGTCTCGGACGTCCGCCGTGGCGTGCGTCAGCCCGGTCCGTCCGTGCTCCAGGCGCTCGGCCTGCAGCGCGTCGTCAGCTACCGCGATGAGGAGGCCCGGTCGTGAAGCGCGCGACTTTCCAGTGGCCGGCCGAGGCCAAGGCGACGGTCTGCGCGCTCTGGATCGAGGGGCGCCTGAGCGCCGTCGAGATCGCCGGGCGGAGCATCGCGCGTCAGGTCCTCGGCCTGCCCCCCGCCGAGCAGGCGGCCGAGTGCCGACGCCAGGCGCGGCAGGCGATGCTCACCTCGACGCTGGATCGGAAGGCTCGCTACGCAGCCGACGCGGAGATCGCCGCCCTAGTGTCAGATATCCTCGCCGGCGATCCGGACGCGACAGTGCCCGAGCATTGGGCGGGAAGGAACGAACATCGCCTCGCCTACGTGCCGGAGTGGCTGCCCGGGACGCGCGTCGACGCCTGTGTGCCCGTGATCCGGGAGGCTCACCACACCCTCGACGTGCCCCGTCAGACGGTGCGGGAGTGGCTGCGAGAACTGCGTCACGCCGCCCGGTTCGCTCCGTATCGCTACGCCCGACGGCAGGCCAAGAAGGCCGCCCTGCCCGAGCACGCCGACATCCCGGCCGAGGACGCCGAAGCCCTGGGAGGCCTGCTGTGACCAATGCTCTCAAGCCTGCGGCGGTCGCCTGCCGCGACGGCACCCGGTTCGCCGTCGAGAGCGTCGGCGGCGGGCTCATCGTCACGACGCCTGCCGCCGACCCCGCCCGCGAGCAGGCCGGCCTCGCCGTCTACGAGGCGGCCGTCCAAGTCAGGGCCGGCGTCCTGCGCCACGACGGTGTGCCCATCGACGTCGTGCGCTGCTTCATCAGGGCCCACGGCGGCTTCGAGGCGGCCGGAGCCGAGGCGCTGGAGACTTTCCGCGCGGCAGGCCAGGGCGGCGGGGAGGCCGCCCGCGAGCGCCCTTTTCCGGAGAGCCGGCCGGGGTCCCGTCTCCTACCGGCACCGAGGATCCCGCCGGGCTCTCTGCCCGGGATCACGACGTACAAGCTGCCGGGTGCCTGAAGCTCGATGCCCTGACGCTGGCGGTGATCCGCGCGCGCCGGCTCGTCGCGCGGCTCGAAGCCGAGGAAGCCTCTGCGCTCGACGACCCGACGCGACACTGGTTCCGGCGCGCCTGCACGGCGGGCTTCGTCGCCGATGAACTCGCCCGCACGCCGTTCCTCGACCGGCATCCCCTCGTCGCGCAAGCCGCCCAGCTTCGTGCCCGCTTACTCAAGATAAAGCACCACGCGTGCAGCATGATCCCGCGCGATCTTGCGACCAAGGACCTCAGCGCAATCCGAGAGTGGTGACGAACACTTTACCTTGAGCTTGGAAAAACTTGATGCCCGCCTGGAAAGCCCGCTCCATCACGCCGAATTTCCTGCCCTTCGGGGACAACGGGCGCACGTACGACCCCAAGCTCGTCGTGGAGACGCAGCGCGTGGCCGATCTCGCCGACCTGCTCGCCGATCCCCTCTGGCGGATCGCCCCCTTGACGAACGTCGGCCGCACGCTGGTCGCGGAGGAGACGGTCAAGGCGTCCCGTGCCCGGCTCCCGGGCGAGGCGGAGCACCTCGCTTTGGTCATCCGCATCACGGGTAGGCACCGGCCGGGCCTGGTCGTCTCCGCGTCGCCTGAGCGGGCGGCCTTGGCCAAGACGGATCGCTGGCTGATCGTGACGAGCCGGGTCGTCGTCACCGCCCGCGGCTACGAGGATCGCGCGCGCGCCTCGCTCGCGGACCTGCTCGCCGGGACGACCCACCGCAACGGCCGGCCGAAGCCCTACAAGGCCCCCCCGGTCTTTCAGGAGGACCTCGACGCGCTCGCCGACCTCGCTTTTTTTTAGCCTTCGTCCAGGCCTTCGGCGAGCACCGGCCCGATCGTCGCGCCATCCGGGATGTCCCCTCGCACGGCTGGCCGGTACCGCGGCGCGGGGCAGCACCTGAAATAGGCCAGCCCGAAGACCGGCTCCCCCGGCTGCAGCTGCGCATTCATCCTCGCGACGGCGGCCTCCGTCTCGGCGCGGGCCATGCCCATCGAGACGCGGCTGCATGACAGGCAGTAGACCGCCCCGGGCGGTGGATCGCTGAAGCTGTTGGATCCCCGCATGTCAGGCGGCCTCCGCCAGGGCGGCCGCCGCGATGGGTCCGCCCGTCCGGGCCGCGTCGGCCTCCATCCCTTCCAGGATCTCCGCGACCGTCACGGGCCGCCAGTCCCAGCAGTCTACGCCGACGTCGATGGACCGGCCGCAGCCGGGCAGGCTGCCGTGCGAGTGCCCGTAGAGGTGAAGGGCCCCCCGGTGCAGGCCGTCCCACGTCCGCATGGCGTAGTGCGAGAGCACGAAGCGGCGCCCCTCGACGACGACCTCGGCGCGCTCGGTCTGGCTGTACCACGGGAGGTCGGTCGTCCGCTTGGCGTCGTGGTTCCCGAGCACGAGCCGCTTGCGCCCGTTCAGGCGCGA from Methylobacterium sp. AMS5 carries:
- a CDS encoding metallophosphoesterase family protein, whose product is MRVYFTSDTHFGHSGILSERMRRPRPFASIEQHDEHLIAAWNNRIRPGDEVWHLGDFAYGASAAHCRSVFSRLNGRKRLVLGNHDAKRTTDLPWYSQTERAEVVVEGRRFVLSHYAMRTWDGLHRGALHLYGHSHGSLPGCGRSIDVGVDCWDWRPVTVAEILEGMEADAARTGGPIAAAALAEAA